A genomic window from Rattus norvegicus strain BN/NHsdMcwi chromosome 9, GRCr8, whole genome shotgun sequence includes:
- the LOC103690558 gene encoding uncharacterized protein LOC103690558 has product MAAAAPSRGRRNKGGGLGAVGEGRRGRGAGWGEADTRAGPARAARRGSHHPTDLAPEASTRLPSRRRLRRRLTDDPGPRPAPGSSRPLPLSHPLPLAARTRGPAAPFPLRPRACTRPQARPGKEASRGHACACAARRPASPDQLSPTLTCHSLLSLLQSTCAFPEYSRGPIPPFRATLQHLRAFLCQRLFSGHRVMQYDDLPS; this is encoded by the exons ATGGCGGCGGCTGCCCCGAGCAGGGGAAGGAGAAACAAGGGCG GGGGGCTGGGTGCGGTAGGTGAGGGGAGAAGGGGACGGGGAGCGGGGTGGGGAGAGGCGGACACACGCGCTGGCCCGGCACGCGCTGCCCGTAGAGGCAGCCACCACCCGACCGACCTGGCCCCCGAAGCTTCAACCCGCCTGCCGagccgccgccgcctccgccgCCGCCTTACCGACGATCCCGGTCCCCGCCCAGCCCCCGGCTCCAGCCGGCCACTTCCGCTCTCACACCCACTTCCGCTCGCCGCCCGGACGCGCGGCCCCGCGGCGCCATTTCCGCTTCGACCTCGAGCGTGCACACGCCCGCAAGCGCGTCCCGGTAAGGAGGCAAGCAGAGGGCATGCGTGCGCATGCGCGGCACGCCGCCCCGCCTCTCCTGACCAGTTGAGTCCAACGCTCACCTGTCATTCCCTGTTGTCCTTACTACAATCCACCTGCGCCTTTCCCGAATATTCCAGAGGCCCGATTCCACCCTTCCG GGCTACCCTGCAGCACCTTCGTGCCTTTCTTTGCCAGCGACTGTTTAGTGGGCATCGTGTAATGCAATATGACGACTTACCCTCCTAA